One part of the Cellvibrionales bacterium genome encodes these proteins:
- a CDS encoding OsmC family protein yields MKSTVKWVGEAMFLAEAGSGHCVLMDGPPDHGGRNLGPRPMEMLLMGMGGCASFDVVSILKKSRQAVTDCVAQLEAERADEIPAVFTRIHIHFVVSGKDLKEAQVKRAVDLSAEKYCSASIMFSKAGVAVSHSYEIAAEA; encoded by the coding sequence ATGAAATCAACAGTGAAATGGGTGGGTGAGGCGATGTTCCTTGCAGAAGCGGGCAGCGGGCATTGCGTGTTGATGGATGGGCCACCCGATCACGGCGGTCGCAACCTCGGCCCGCGCCCGATGGAGATGTTGTTGATGGGCATGGGTGGCTGCGCCTCGTTTGATGTGGTGAGCATCCTGAAAAAATCGCGCCAAGCGGTCACTGATTGCGTGGCACAGCTGGAGGCGGAACGCGCCGATGAAATTCCAGCGGTGTTTACCCGCATTCATATCCACTTCGTGGTGAGCGGTAAAGATTTAAAGGAGGCGCAGGTCAAGCGGGCAGTGGATCTGTCTGCTGAGAAGTACTGTTCGGCCTCCATTATGTTCAGCAAGGCGGGCGTTGCTGTCAGCCACAGCTACGAAATTGCGGCAGAAGCCTGA
- the hemJ gene encoding protoporphyrinogen oxidase HemJ, with product MLFLWLKAFHLMAVVSWFAGLFYLPRLFVYHAMSEDQISRERFKIMERKLYRGIMTPAAIATLVFGLWMLHLNSALLAMGWIKAKLVLIALLIVYHGFCGYFVRQFTTDRNTRSHVFFRVFNELPVLALIAIILLAVLKPF from the coding sequence ATGCTGTTTTTATGGCTAAAAGCCTTTCACTTGATGGCCGTGGTGAGCTGGTTTGCCGGCTTGTTTTATCTGCCGCGCTTATTCGTGTATCACGCCATGAGCGAGGATCAAATCAGTCGCGAGCGTTTCAAAATCATGGAGCGCAAACTGTATCGCGGCATCATGACCCCCGCCGCCATTGCCACGCTGGTTTTTGGTCTGTGGATGCTGCATCTCAACAGCGCGCTACTGGCAATGGGCTGGATAAAAGCCAAACTGGTTTTGATCGCGCTGCTCATCGTTTATCACGGTTTTTGCGGGTATTTTGTGCGTCAATTTACCACCGACCGCAACACACGCAGCCATGTTTTTTTTAGAGTATTTAACGAGCTGCCCGTGCTGGCCTTGATCGCCATTATTTTGCTCGCGGTTTTGAAACCTTTTTGA
- the erpA gene encoding iron-sulfur cluster insertion protein ErpA, with translation MSEEAVAEEISVTASAANKVRRLVDEEANPDLKLRVFVTGGGCSGFQYGFTFDEIAAEDDAAIEKDGITVLVDPLSYQYLAGAQVDYEEGLQGSKFVINNPNAQTTCGCGSSFSI, from the coding sequence ATGAGTGAAGAAGCAGTAGCAGAAGAAATCAGCGTCACCGCCAGCGCGGCTAACAAAGTGCGCCGTTTGGTGGATGAAGAGGCCAACCCCGATTTGAAACTGCGCGTGTTCGTGACGGGCGGCGGCTGCTCTGGGTTCCAGTACGGCTTCACCTTCGATGAAATCGCGGCGGAAGATGATGCAGCCATCGAAAAAGATGGCATCACGGTGTTGGTTGACCCACTCAGCTACCAATATCTCGCTGGCGCACAAGTGGATTATGAAGAAGGATTGCAGGGTTCAAAATTTGTGATCAATAACCCGAACGCACAAACCACCTGCGGTTGCGGTTCGTCGTTTTCTATTTGA
- a CDS encoding N-acetyl-gamma-glutamyl-phosphate reductase yields the protein MIKVGIVGGTGYTGVELLRLLAQHPQADVQVITSRGEAGMPVSALFPNLRGRFDLAFSAPDIAQLGACDVVFFATPHGVAQAMMAELLATGTRVIDLSADFRIRDIAVWEKWYGQKHACPELVAEAVYGLAEVNREAIRKARLVACAGCYPTAIQLGLLPLLEAKLVQPDSLIANAVSGVSGAGRQAKVDMLFSELSGSFKAYASTGHRHLPEIEQGIHALQKAGEQPYALTFVPHLVPMVRGMHATIYADLLDDSVDLQQLYEQRYADEYFVDVLPVGSHPETRSVKGANTCRIAVARPQGRKRVVVMAVIDNLTKGASGQGVQIMNIMHGLPEQTGLENLALIP from the coding sequence GTGATCAAAGTAGGCATAGTCGGCGGCACAGGGTATACCGGTGTGGAGCTGTTGCGTTTATTGGCGCAGCACCCGCAGGCGGATGTGCAAGTGATTACTTCGCGCGGTGAAGCGGGCATGCCGGTGTCGGCGCTGTTTCCCAATTTGCGCGGTCGCTTTGATTTGGCTTTTTCTGCGCCGGATATTGCGCAACTGGGCGCTTGCGATGTGGTGTTTTTTGCCACGCCGCATGGTGTGGCGCAGGCGATGATGGCGGAGCTGCTGGCCACGGGTACGCGCGTGATTGATCTGTCAGCAGATTTTCGTATCCGCGATATTGCAGTGTGGGAAAAGTGGTACGGGCAAAAACACGCCTGCCCAGAGCTGGTAGCGGAAGCGGTGTATGGCTTGGCCGAGGTGAACCGTGAGGCGATCCGCAAGGCGCGTTTAGTCGCCTGCGCGGGTTGTTACCCCACGGCGATTCAGTTGGGTTTGCTACCGCTGTTGGAAGCGAAGTTGGTGCAGCCAGATAGCCTGATTGCCAACGCCGTGTCGGGCGTTTCCGGCGCGGGGCGGCAGGCGAAGGTCGATATGCTGTTTTCGGAACTGAGCGGCAGCTTCAAGGCTTACGCCAGTACGGGGCATCGGCATTTGCCGGAGATCGAGCAGGGCATCCACGCCCTGCAAAAAGCCGGTGAACAGCCGTACGCGCTGACCTTCGTACCGCATCTGGTGCCCATGGTGCGCGGTATGCACGCGACTATTTATGCAGATTTGTTGGATGACTCGGTAGACCTACAACAACTGTACGAACAGCGCTACGCCGACGAGTATTTTGTCGATGTGCTGCCTGTAGGCTCACACCCAGAAACGCGCAGTGTGAAAGGCGCCAACACTTGCCGTATCGCGGTGGCGCGTCCGCAAGGGCGCAAGCGTGTGGTGGTGATGGCGGTGATCGACAATCTCACCAAAGGTGCGTCCGGTCAGGGTGTGCAAATCATGAACATCATGCACGGCCTTCCGGAGCAGACCGGCTTGGAAAATTTGGCATTGATCCCATAA
- the rpsU gene encoding 30S ribosomal protein S21 has translation MPSVRLKENEPFDVALRRFKRSCEKAGLLAEVRRREFYEKPTSVRKRKAAAAVKRHLKKLSRENRRQQRLY, from the coding sequence ATGCCATCTGTACGTTTGAAAGAAAACGAGCCATTTGATGTTGCCCTGCGCCGTTTCAAGCGCTCTTGCGAAAAAGCCGGTCTTTTGGCTGAAGTGCGTCGCCGCGAGTTCTACGAGAAGCCTACCTCTGTGCGTAAGCGTAAAGCTGCTGCAGCTGTGAAGCGTCACCTGAAGAAACTGTCGCGCGAAAATCGCCGTCAACAGCGTCTGTATTGA
- the crp gene encoding cAMP-activated global transcriptional regulator CRP, whose translation MVSVSLTPKIHNVDAFLAHCHRRRYPAKSTIIYAGDTSDALYYIISGSVTVLIEDADGREMIVAYLNAGDFFGEMGLFEDGDSPRSAWVRAKNPCEVGEISYTKFHEISDKHPDILLAMGKQLAHRLRTTTRKVGDLAFMDVTGRVARTLLDLCKEPDAVTHPKGMQIRVTRQEIGRIVGCSREMVGRVLKTLEEQNLISASGKTIVIFDAR comes from the coding sequence TTGGTTTCTGTTTCACTCACACCCAAAATTCACAATGTCGACGCGTTTCTCGCGCACTGCCATCGCCGTCGCTATCCCGCGAAAAGCACCATCATCTATGCCGGCGACACCAGCGACGCGCTCTACTACATCATCAGCGGCTCCGTCACCGTTTTAATTGAAGATGCCGACGGCAGAGAAATGATCGTTGCCTATCTCAACGCGGGCGATTTTTTTGGCGAGATGGGTTTATTTGAAGATGGCGACAGCCCGCGCAGCGCGTGGGTGCGCGCAAAAAATCCCTGCGAAGTTGGTGAAATCAGCTACACCAAATTTCACGAAATCAGCGACAAGCACCCAGATATTTTGCTGGCGATGGGCAAGCAACTCGCGCATCGTTTGCGCACCACTACACGCAAAGTGGGCGATTTGGCATTTATGGATGTAACCGGTCGCGTTGCGCGCACCCTGCTCGACTTGTGCAAAGAACCCGATGCGGTGACGCACCCCAAAGGCATGCAAATTCGCGTGACACGCCAAGAAATCGGTCGCATTGTCGGCTGCTCGCGCGAGATGGTCGGTCGCGTACTAAAAACACTGGAAGAACAAAATTTAATTTCTGCCAGTGGAAAAACCATAGTGATATTTGATGCGCGCTAA
- the rpoD gene encoding RNA polymerase sigma factor RpoD, giving the protein MSEIVKQQSRLKDLIARGKEQGYLTYAEVNDHLPEDISDQDQIEDIIHMINDMGIRVFEAVPDAETLLMADGDAAIDEAAAAEAAAALAAVESEVGRTTDPVRMYMREMGTVELLTREGEIVIAKRIEEGIREMMAALSFVPGSVEAILKEYALVATEERKLSDIISGYLVPMETMPVAPGAANNNAANSNNDEELPEPAAKGAKANGKNDKEDDDDDDSSDDDAEVDTGPDPEEAKLRFGELKKQFDKTQKTLAKHGRDSKQAGKEMDALAEVFKFFKLTPRQFDPILKNSRDVLTQIRAEERAIMALCVRRGGMDRKHFIEAFPGNEINEKWLSAQQRLKKNQVITERLEGIKPDVQRSQRKLAQLEVRMDMPLATLKEINRRLSLGEARMRRAKREMVEANLRLVISIAKKYTNRGLQFLDLIQEGNIGLMKAVDKFEYRRGYKFSTYATWWIRQAITRSIADQARTIRIPVHMIETINKLNRISRQMLQEMGREPTPEELGVRMEMPEDKVRKVLKIAKEPISMETPVGDDEDSHLGDFIEDTTIQSPVEAATTEGLSEATREVLSSLTAREAKVLRMRFGIDMNTDHTLEEVGKQFDVTRERIRQIEAKALRKLRHPTRSDHLRGFLDE; this is encoded by the coding sequence ATGTCCGAGATCGTCAAACAACAATCCCGCCTGAAAGACCTGATTGCTCGCGGTAAAGAGCAGGGGTATTTGACCTATGCCGAGGTCAACGATCACCTGCCAGAAGATATTTCGGATCAGGATCAGATTGAAGACATCATTCACATGATCAACGACATGGGCATCCGTGTATTTGAAGCGGTGCCTGATGCTGAAACACTGCTGATGGCAGATGGTGATGCGGCAATCGACGAAGCGGCAGCCGCAGAAGCGGCAGCGGCATTGGCTGCGGTTGAAAGTGAGGTGGGTCGTACGACCGATCCTGTGCGTATGTATATGCGCGAAATGGGCACGGTGGAATTGCTCACGCGCGAAGGCGAAATTGTGATCGCCAAACGCATCGAAGAAGGCATTCGCGAAATGATGGCGGCGCTGTCATTCGTGCCAGGTTCGGTAGAAGCGATTCTGAAAGAATATGCTTTGGTTGCCACAGAAGAGCGCAAACTCAGTGACATTATCAGTGGCTATTTGGTTCCAATGGAAACCATGCCAGTTGCGCCGGGCGCCGCAAACAACAATGCGGCAAATAGCAATAACGATGAAGAGCTGCCAGAACCAGCGGCCAAAGGCGCCAAAGCCAATGGCAAAAATGATAAAGAAGACGATGACGATGACGACAGCAGCGATGACGATGCCGAAGTCGATACCGGCCCTGATCCAGAAGAAGCCAAGCTGCGTTTTGGTGAATTGAAAAAGCAATTTGATAAAACACAGAAAACTTTAGCTAAACACGGCCGTGACAGCAAGCAGGCCGGCAAAGAAATGGATGCACTGGCGGAAGTGTTTAAGTTTTTCAAACTCACACCGCGTCAGTTTGACCCTATTTTGAAAAACTCACGCGATGTGTTGACGCAAATTCGCGCAGAAGAGCGCGCGATTATGGCGCTGTGTGTGCGTCGCGGCGGCATGGATCGCAAACATTTTATTGAAGCTTTCCCTGGCAATGAAATCAATGAAAAGTGGTTGTCTGCACAACAGCGCTTGAAGAAAAACCAGGTCATTACAGAGCGCTTGGAAGGCATCAAACCTGATGTACAGCGCAGCCAAAGAAAACTGGCGCAGCTTGAAGTGCGTATGGATATGCCGTTGGCTACGCTGAAAGAAATCAATCGTCGTCTTTCGCTTGGTGAAGCGCGTATGCGTCGAGCCAAACGCGAAATGGTGGAAGCCAACTTGCGTCTGGTTATTTCGATTGCCAAAAAATATACCAATCGCGGTTTGCAATTTCTCGATTTGATTCAAGAAGGCAATATCGGCTTGATGAAAGCGGTAGACAAATTTGAATACCGTCGCGGTTACAAATTTTCTACTTATGCCACTTGGTGGATTCGTCAGGCGATTACGCGTTCGATTGCTGATCAGGCGCGCACCATTCGTATCCCCGTGCACATGATCGAAACCATCAACAAATTGAATCGCATTTCGCGTCAAATGTTGCAGGAGATGGGGCGCGAACCTACGCCGGAAGAATTGGGTGTGCGCATGGAAATGCCAGAAGACAAAGTGCGTAAAGTACTAAAAATCGCCAAAGAACCGATCTCCATGGAAACTCCTGTGGGCGACGATGAAGATTCACATTTGGGTGATTTCATTGAAGACACCACTATTCAGTCACCTGTGGAGGCGGCCACAACAGAAGGCTTGAGCGAAGCCACGCGCGAAGTGTTGTCTAGCCTCACTGCGCGCGAAGCGAAAGTGTTGCGTATGCGTTTCGGTATCGACATGAACACCGACCACACGCTGGAAGAAGTGGGCAAACAATTTGATGTAACGCGTGAACGCATTCGTCAAATCGAAGCCAAGGCGTTGCGCAAATTGCGCCACCCCACACGCTCCGATCACCTGCGCGGCTTCCTCGACGAATAA
- a CDS encoding anhydro-N-acetylmuramic acid kinase gives MSGTSLDAIDVALVSFSDSQAPQLIHARNWNIPSALRVQIENLCQPGSDEINRMGELDVQIGELFTEAVLSALQETGISATQVRAIGSHGQTVRHHPFRNSPFTLQIGDPNTIAFRTGITTVADFRRMDIAAGGQGAPLVPAFHDAVLRSEKENRAIVNIGGMANITVLARDFPVSGFDTGPGNVLMDAWIQKYLQQAHDAGGRWARSGQGHETLLNKLLSHPYFSLPAPKSTGREMFHLAWLESQLTEIGEIKAEDVQRTLLELTARSICDAIVQLPAAIDRVLLCGGGSHNTLLCERIAELVPQSTLGSTSDFGVSADWLEAMAFAWLAKQRLEYKAGNAPTVSGASRPCVLGGVYLPS, from the coding sequence ATGTCGGGCACCAGCCTTGATGCTATTGATGTCGCGCTGGTCAGTTTCTCTGACTCGCAAGCCCCCCAACTCATACACGCGCGCAACTGGAATATTCCCAGTGCGTTGCGTGTACAAATTGAAAATCTTTGTCAGCCCGGCAGCGATGAAATCAATCGCATGGGCGAACTCGATGTGCAAATCGGCGAATTATTTACTGAAGCAGTTTTAAGTGCGCTGCAAGAAACTGGCATTTCTGCTACGCAAGTTCGTGCCATTGGCAGCCACGGCCAAACCGTTCGCCATCACCCTTTTCGCAACTCGCCATTCACGCTACAGATTGGCGATCCAAATACGATTGCTTTTCGCACAGGCATCACAACTGTTGCCGATTTTCGGCGCATGGATATTGCCGCTGGCGGCCAAGGTGCGCCCTTAGTGCCTGCATTTCACGATGCCGTGTTGCGCAGTGAAAAAGAAAATCGCGCAATCGTGAATATCGGCGGCATGGCCAATATCACTGTGTTGGCGCGAGATTTTCCCGTGAGCGGTTTTGATACCGGTCCAGGTAATGTGTTGATGGATGCGTGGATACAAAAATATCTCCAGCAAGCGCACGATGCCGGAGGGCGCTGGGCGCGCTCAGGACAAGGTCACGAAACACTGCTGAATAAATTACTCAGTCACCCCTACTTTTCTCTACCCGCTCCCAAAAGCACGGGGCGCGAAATGTTTCATCTCGCATGGCTGGAATCGCAGCTAACGGAGATCGGCGAAATCAAGGCGGAAGATGTGCAGCGCACGCTGCTGGAATTGACGGCTCGCAGTATTTGCGATGCCATTGTTCAGCTTCCCGCCGCAATTGATCGTGTGTTGCTCTGTGGCGGCGGCAGTCACAACACCCTGTTGTGTGAACGCATCGCCGAGCTAGTGCCGCAATCGACATTGGGCAGCACCAGCGATTTCGGCGTTTCCGCAGATTGGTTGGAGGCGATGGCCTTTGCCTGGCTGGCCAAGCAACGACTGGAATACAAAGCAGGCAACGCACCGACAGTCAGCGGTGCCAGCCGCCCCTGTGTGTTGGGCGGCGTGTATTTGCCGAGCTAA
- a CDS encoding aminotransferase class I/II-fold pyridoxal phosphate-dependent enzyme: MNINQASREQLENWRSELRAQYADFQQRKLALDLTRGKPSAEQLALSDALDGNLHGNYTLDNTDLRNYGGLEGLPSARKLGADLLGLAPNEVIAGGNSSLTMMYQAMHYAWMLGPDGKSAWRNESSVKFLCPSPGYDRHFAICEQFGIEMIPVRLTDNGPDMAQVEALIKADASIKGMWCVPKYSNPTGCVYSAETVDRIAALGKIAAPNFRVFWDNAYVVHDLTNSAPALANIMERCRAHGTEHSVLQFTSTSKITHAGAGVAFMGASKENLAVFCKQLGICTIGPDKVNQARHLAFLPDAAAVQQHMQKHAAILKPRFDCVLQHLQNAFADSDLGEWTAPVGGYFVSFNTRPNLATTVVKLAAEAGVKLTPAGATFPYGKDPDNKNIRLAPSFPKLEEVDLCMAIFTTCVKLASVEQALGS, translated from the coding sequence GTGAATATCAACCAAGCCTCCCGCGAGCAATTGGAAAACTGGCGCAGTGAATTGCGCGCGCAGTACGCAGATTTTCAGCAGCGCAAACTGGCGTTGGATCTCACACGCGGCAAACCCTCTGCGGAACAATTGGCACTGTCAGACGCGCTGGACGGCAACTTGCACGGCAACTACACGCTGGACAACACCGATCTGCGCAACTACGGCGGCTTGGAAGGCCTGCCCTCCGCGCGCAAACTGGGCGCAGACTTGCTCGGCCTTGCGCCCAATGAAGTGATCGCCGGCGGCAACAGCAGCCTCACCATGATGTACCAAGCCATGCACTACGCATGGATGTTGGGGCCAGACGGCAAAAGCGCGTGGCGTAACGAATCCTCAGTAAAATTTTTATGCCCCTCCCCTGGCTACGACCGCCACTTTGCTATTTGCGAACAATTTGGCATTGAGATGATTCCGGTGCGCCTGACCGACAACGGCCCCGACATGGCGCAAGTGGAAGCCTTGATCAAAGCCGATGCCTCCATCAAAGGCATGTGGTGTGTGCCGAAATACAGCAACCCCACCGGTTGCGTTTACAGCGCAGAAACCGTGGATCGCATTGCCGCGCTCGGCAAAATTGCCGCGCCCAACTTCCGCGTGTTTTGGGATAACGCCTACGTCGTGCATGATTTAACAAACAGCGCGCCTGCACTCGCCAATATCATGGAACGCTGCCGCGCACATGGCACCGAACACAGCGTGCTGCAATTTACTTCCACCTCCAAAATTACGCACGCCGGCGCTGGCGTAGCTTTTATGGGTGCATCGAAAGAAAACCTCGCCGTGTTTTGCAAACAACTCGGCATTTGCACCATCGGCCCCGACAAAGTGAATCAAGCGCGCCATCTCGCTTTTTTACCGGATGCCGCTGCTGTGCAGCAACACATGCAAAAACACGCCGCAATTTTAAAGCCGCGTTTTGATTGCGTGTTGCAACATTTGCAAAACGCTTTTGCCGACAGCGATCTCGGTGAATGGACAGCGCCCGTCGGCGGTTATTTTGTGTCTTTCAACACTCGCCCTAACTTGGCGACAACTGTTGTCAAACTCGCTGCCGAAGCCGGCGTAAAACTCACCCCTGCTGGCGCCACATTCCCTTACGGCAAAGATCCAGACAACAAAAACATTCGCCTCGCACCCAGCTTCCCTAAATTGGAAGAAGTAGATTTGTGCATGGCAATTTTTACTACCTGTGTGAAACTGGCATCGGTGGAACAGGCGTTAGGCAGCTAA
- a CDS encoding DNA primase, with protein MAGLIPQSFIDDLLDRADIVEVVDRRVRLKKSGRNYMACCPFHEEKTPSFSVNQEKQFYHCFGCGASGNAIGFLMAFENLDFPRAVESLAQLQGVEVPREQVSEQEQKNQRTQQDLCALLEQAAAWYRRQLQQHPQAAKARAYLQQRGLSEAIIEQFEIGYAPPGWDNLMQHLLQAGWQEAQLLDSGMLVDREETGKRYDRFRDRVMFPIRDLRGRVIAFGGRVLTDEKPKYLNSPETPVFSKGRELYGLYEANRSKNPASRLVVVEGYMDVVALAQFGLVGAVATLGTAAGTAHLEKAFRYASEVVFCFDGDEAGRRAAARALEVSLPALREQRQVRFLFLGDGEDPDSYVRRRGLEAFTALLEKALPLSEYLFEQTSVGLQLETAEGRAALASRAVPQLQRLPEGPFKQQLFIDLSLRSQLDVAYLQQMGGAVVAQPQVASTRSDAQKSHTNQNDSGEAARSPAVERVVGRRIVLSLQESILHLLLHYPHLHQHALPLLPRLLQGQQTGELLYLVRLIALLRDHPEASCSRLLGLWHGQYGSDGSAKLYELANREKLVESELSAVGQLQDALARLLALIEKDDPLQRLIDKSRNGALTELEKHELQRLLREKHTVT; from the coding sequence ATGGCAGGACTGATCCCCCAATCCTTCATTGATGATTTACTCGATCGCGCAGACATTGTGGAAGTGGTCGACCGCCGCGTGCGCCTGAAAAAAAGCGGCCGCAACTACATGGCTTGTTGCCCGTTTCACGAAGAAAAAACCCCCTCGTTCAGCGTCAATCAAGAAAAACAGTTCTACCACTGCTTTGGCTGTGGCGCGAGCGGCAACGCCATCGGCTTTTTAATGGCATTTGAAAATCTCGATTTTCCGCGCGCTGTGGAGAGCTTGGCGCAGTTGCAGGGCGTGGAAGTGCCGCGCGAGCAGGTGTCAGAGCAAGAGCAAAAAAACCAGCGCACGCAGCAAGATCTGTGCGCCCTGCTGGAGCAGGCGGCGGCTTGGTATCGCCGCCAGTTACAACAGCATCCGCAAGCCGCCAAAGCGCGTGCGTACTTGCAGCAGCGCGGGCTGTCGGAAGCCATCATCGAGCAATTTGAGATTGGCTACGCGCCACCGGGTTGGGACAACCTCATGCAGCACTTGCTGCAAGCGGGTTGGCAGGAAGCACAGTTACTGGACAGCGGCATGCTGGTGGATCGCGAGGAGACGGGCAAACGCTACGACCGCTTTCGTGACCGCGTGATGTTCCCCATTCGAGATCTGCGTGGGCGCGTCATTGCCTTCGGCGGTCGTGTACTGACTGACGAAAAACCCAAATACTTAAACTCGCCGGAAACACCGGTATTTTCCAAAGGGCGCGAGTTATACGGTTTATACGAAGCCAACCGCAGCAAGAATCCTGCATCGCGTCTCGTGGTGGTAGAGGGCTACATGGATGTGGTGGCGCTGGCGCAGTTTGGCTTGGTCGGCGCGGTGGCGACACTAGGTACGGCGGCGGGAACAGCGCATTTGGAAAAAGCATTTCGCTACGCCAGCGAAGTGGTGTTTTGTTTTGACGGTGATGAAGCTGGCCGTCGCGCCGCTGCGCGTGCACTGGAAGTCTCACTGCCCGCACTGCGCGAACAGCGTCAAGTGCGTTTTTTGTTTTTGGGCGATGGCGAAGATCCAGATAGTTATGTGCGTCGGCGCGGGTTGGAGGCGTTCACTGCGCTGCTGGAAAAGGCACTACCGCTGTCGGAATATCTGTTTGAACAGACCAGTGTGGGTTTGCAATTGGAGACGGCCGAAGGCCGTGCGGCGCTTGCCAGTCGCGCCGTGCCACAATTGCAGCGCCTGCCGGAAGGGCCATTCAAGCAACAGCTGTTTATTGATCTCTCGCTGCGCTCCCAGCTAGATGTTGCCTATTTGCAGCAGATGGGCGGTGCAGTGGTAGCGCAGCCGCAGGTGGCGTCGACGCGCAGCGATGCGCAGAAAAGCCATACGAATCAAAATGATAGTGGTGAGGCAGCAAGGTCGCCGGCAGTCGAGCGAGTGGTTGGTCGGCGTATCGTACTCAGCCTGCAGGAATCCATCTTGCACCTGCTCTTGCACTACCCGCATTTACACCAGCACGCACTGCCGCTGCTGCCGCGCTTGTTGCAGGGGCAACAAACTGGCGAATTGCTGTACTTGGTGCGCTTGATCGCCCTGTTGCGTGATCACCCCGAAGCCAGTTGTAGTCGCCTGCTAGGGCTATGGCACGGCCAATACGGCAGCGATGGCAGTGCCAAATTGTATGAATTGGCAAACCGCGAAAAACTGGTGGAGAGCGAGTTGTCGGCAGTTGGTCAGTTGCAGGATGCACTGGCGCGTTTGTTGGCGCTGATTGAGAAAGACGATCCGCTGCAACGCCTGATCGACAAATCGCGCAACGGTGCATTAACTGAGCTGGAAAAACATGAGCTGCAGCGTTTGCTGCGCGAAAAACACACCGTCACTTGA
- the galE gene encoding UDP-glucose 4-epimerase GalE, with protein sequence MAVTETILVTGGAGYIGSHACVALLIAGFEVVVLDNFSNSHPLALERVQKITGRTLVFQQGDLRDHTMLDQLFHAHRISAVMHFAGLKAVGESCSNPLAYYDNNVVGTIHLLQVMQAHAVQRLIFSSSATVYRPSAVMPLDENAALGATNPYGQTKQMIEQMLMDCCASAPWQVALLRYFNPVGAHESGLIGEDPAGIPNNLLPYVAQVAAGVREVLPVFGNDYNTPDGTGVRDFIHVQDLVAGHLAALRLLLTKDKQQAFCRPYNLGTGNGYSVLEMVQAFERISGKSVRYRIMPRRDGDVAACWANAQRAQQELSWVAEKNLDAMLADSWRWQSNNPQGYRS encoded by the coding sequence ATTGCGGTGACAGAGACAATTTTGGTTACAGGTGGGGCGGGTTATATCGGCAGCCATGCGTGTGTGGCGCTATTGATTGCAGGTTTTGAAGTTGTGGTATTGGACAACTTCAGTAACAGCCATCCGCTTGCTTTAGAACGGGTGCAAAAAATCACCGGCAGAACACTTGTTTTTCAGCAAGGTGATTTGCGCGATCACACTATGTTGGATCAACTTTTCCACGCGCATAGGATCAGCGCAGTGATGCACTTTGCTGGCCTGAAAGCGGTGGGCGAGTCTTGTAGCAATCCCTTGGCTTATTACGACAACAATGTGGTGGGCACAATCCACCTATTACAAGTGATGCAAGCGCACGCGGTGCAGCGCTTGATTTTTAGTTCGTCAGCCACGGTATATCGTCCCAGCGCCGTGATGCCATTGGATGAAAATGCAGCGCTAGGTGCGACAAATCCCTACGGACAAACCAAGCAGATGATTGAGCAAATGCTGATGGATTGTTGTGCTTCTGCGCCATGGCAAGTGGCACTGCTGCGCTACTTCAATCCCGTCGGTGCGCATGAAAGTGGATTAATTGGCGAAGATCCCGCTGGCATTCCCAATAATTTGCTGCCGTATGTGGCGCAAGTTGCCGCAGGGGTGCGCGAAGTGCTGCCGGTGTTCGGCAATGATTACAACACGCCAGATGGCACCGGTGTGCGTGATTTTATTCATGTACAAGATTTAGTCGCAGGACACTTAGCGGCACTGCGTTTGTTATTGACGAAAGATAAACAGCAGGCGTTTTGCCGTCCGTACAATTTGGGTACTGGTAACGGCTATAGCGTATTAGAAATGGTGCAGGCGTTTGAGCGCATCAGCGGCAAATCCGTACGGTATCGCATCATGCCGCGCCGCGATGGTGATGTGGCAGCATGCTGGGCCAATGCACAGCGTGCGCAGCAAGAATTGAGTTGGGTGGCAGAAAAAAATCTGGATGCGATGTTGGCCGATAGCTGGCGCTGGCAGTCCAACAATCCGCAGGGTTATCGCAGCTAA